DNA from uncultured Campylobacter sp.:
GGCGACGCAGTTTGCGCTTCTTTGCGCGATTTTATAGCCGATATTGCCAGCGTTTAAATTTGGAAATACAAAAACGTTCGCGCGGCCGGCTACGTCGCTGTTTGGCAGCTTTTTACGCGCTACGGCTGGATCTATAGCCGCGTCGTACTGCACGGGAGCTTCGATTTTTAGGGCGGGATCTAGCCCTCGCGCTATCTCGCCGGCACTCCTAACCAGGTCTATATCCGCTCCGCTGCCGCTATCTCCGCTAGAGTAGCTTAGCATCGCTACTCGCGGCTCCAGTCCGAACGCGCGCGCCGTATCCGCCGAGGCTAGGGCGATTTGCGCTAGTTGCTGGGCGTCCGGGTTTGGATTTATCGCGCAGTCGGCGTAGATGAGGATCTCCTCCGCAAAGCACATTATAAACGAGCTTGAAACTAGCGGACTATCAGGGCGGGTTTTGATGATCTGCAGCGCAGGTCGGATGGTGTGCGCCGTGGTCGTGTTTGCGCCGCTCACCATGGCGTGGGCTAGCCCTTCTTGTACCATCATCGTAGCAAAATACGTCCTATCCAGTACGAGCTCGCGGGCTTGCTCCATGCTTACGCCCTTGCTTTTGCGAGCTTCAAAAAGCGCGGCGGTTAGGCGATCTGCGTACTCGTTTTTTTCTAAATTTATAAATCGCGCGCCGTTTAAATTTACCCCGAGCTTCTCCGCGTCAAATTTAACCTTGTTTTCGTCGCCCAAAAGGATCAAATTTACCGCGCCGCTTTTTAGTAAAATTTCGCTGGCTCTTAGTATCCGCTCGTCTTCGCTTTCAGGCAAAACGACGGTTTTTTTATCTTTTGCGGCGAGTTTAAATAGCGAGCTTTCAAAGCGCAAAGGCGTGACTATATCTTGCTTTGCATTTAAAATTTCATCTAAATTTCCGCTTACGATTAGCTTTGAGTTTCGCGTAAAAAAGCTCAAATTTTCGCGGCAAAAAACCGGAACGTTTAAATTTTTAGCAATTTGTAAATTTAGCTCTATTTCGCCGATATTTGCGATGCTTTTTGCAGGCTTAACGAGCACAAAATCAGCGCTTTTAGCCAGGCGGTCAAATTCATCTACCGCGCTTTTAAAAAACTCCCGTTCGCTGCCGTTTTCAAAAGCTTCCCGGGCATTTTCTAGCCCGAAAAAATCATTTACGGGGTCAAAAACGGCTACATTTTTAAATTTTGTTGATATAATTTCGTAAATTTCTTGAAAATTCGCGCCAAGCGCAAGGATAGAATCGGCCATAATTTTCCTTTTTGGAACTTGATTTGCTTATTTTATCGTAAAATTTTCACTTTAAGGTAAAGCGTGAGAAAAAATATTTACTTTTGCGCCCTTGTAGCAGCGTTTTTGAGCGGGTGTTTGCCTAGCGCCGACCCTCGCATAGATATGAAACCGCCCGTTTACGTCGAGCAGCTTCCCGCTAAACAGGTCAATAACCAACCAAACGCGGGCAGTCTTTTCGGTCGCGGCGACAATCCGCTTTTTGCCGACCGCAAGGCGATGAACGTAAACGACATCGTAACCGTCGTCATCAGCGAGCGCGCCAACCAAAGCTCCAGCGGCAAGCACGACACAAGCAAAAACAGCGCGATAAGCCTTGGCGGAGGGCTATTTAGCGCGGGCTCCGCGCCGCTATCTACGCTGGCTACTCAGCTAAACAAAGCCGGCGACATCGGCTTTAGCGCGGGCAATAAAAACGAATTTACGGGTGCTGGATCTAGCGTGCGCGCAGAGGCCTTTACGACTACGATTTCAGCGCGCATCATCAAGGTGTTAGAAAACGGCAACTACTTTATCGAGGGCTCGCGCGAACTGCTCATAAACGGCGAAAAGCAGATTATGCAGCTTAGCGGCGTGATCCGCCCGTACGACATCTCAAACGCCAACGAGATCGACTCGCGCTACATCGCTGACGCTAAGATCCTATATAAAACCGAAGGCGACGTGGATAGGGCGACGAGGAAGCCGTGGGGGACGAAGCTTATGGAGGCGATCTGGCCTTTTTAAGCTTTTTTATGCTTAGCTAGATGGCTTGTCTTTTGAGTGTCTTTGAATGAGTTTGAAATTTTCGCCCTGCGACAGACTATATGTCTAGTCTTGGGACGAAAATTTCCGCACAACATTCAAATCCATCTCAAAATACTTTGCCTTGGTTTTCCTATTCAAACTTGAAGTCAAATTTGTAAATTTCTGCTTTAAATTTTACCTACCGAGACCCGTATCTTGAAAATGTCAAATTTAAATTTGCGACGCTTTGCGTCAGCAAAGCAGTGTCGCCACATCTCACGTGCAGTGGGGTTGGAGAGGGCATGGGATAGGAAAGGGCGACGCTTCGTAAGTAGAACCCCCTTCCTCTCCCGAAGAAAAGAGAAAAGTAGACACAAAAGTGAGCTTTTTGCTCTGCTAGAGGCTATAAGCGCAATTCAAGACCCTTCCATCTTTTGTGCAAAAAAATCATAATTTATAACGCCAAATTTAGCATCGTAAAGATGCGGGTCTCGGCGCGTCAAATTTAATAGCCTATCCAAATTTGAATCTTCTAAATTTCGCTCGCAAATTTACTCAAATTTAAGCCCCTTTAAAGCCGAGCCCAAATTCTAAGCCCGATTTTACGCGTTTTTAAACCTTAAAGCTGTATAATCGGGGTCAAATTTATCAAAAGGCGATACAGATGATAAAAGGCATTTCTGGCTCGCGCATGGTTATGGAAGCCTTGCGCGAGGAGGGCGTAGACACGGTTTTCGGTTACCCCGGCGGCGCGGCGCTAAACATCTACGACGAGACGTATAAACAGAGTTATTTCAGGCACGTTTTGACGCGTCACGAGCAAGCCGCCGTGCACGCCGCAGACGGCTACGCTAGAGCTAGCGGCAAGGTCGGAGTGGCGTTTGTAACGAGCGGCCCCGGCTTTACAAACGCAGTAACTGGTCTAGCAACCGCATACTCCGATAGCATCCCGCTTATATTAATCAGCGGACAGGTTCCGACCTCGCTTATCGGTACGGACGCCTTTCAGGAGATCGACGCCGTGGGCATCTCGCGACCGTGTGTGAAGCACAACTACCTCGTTCGCAGTATCGAGGAGCTGCCGCGCATCCTAAAAGAGGCCTTTTATATCGCTCGCTCGGGACGCCCGGGGCCCGTTCACGTCGATATCCCAAAGGATATAACCGCGGCCGTGGGGGATTTTGATTACCCGACCGAGATAAAGATGCCGACATATAAACCGACCTACAAAGGCAACGCAAAGCAGATCAAAAAGGCGCTTGAGGTCATCGCCGAGGCCAAACGCCCGCTGCTCTATCTAGGTGGCGGCGTCGTAGCGGCGAACGCTAGCGAGCTCGTGCGTAAATTTAGCGCAAAGACGGGCATCCCGGCGGTCGAGACGCTGATGGGGCTTGGCGTCCTAGCGCACGAGGATAAAAATCTACTCTCGATGGTCGGTATGCACGGTAGCTACGCGGCAAATATGGCGATGAGCGAAACCGATCTCATCATCGCGCTTGGCGTGCGATTTGACGACCGCGTGACGGGCAAGCTCAGCGAATTTGCCAAACACGCCAAAATCATCCACGTCGATATCGACCCTAGCTCGATCTCAAAGATCGTAAACGCGCACTTCCCGATCGTAGGCGATCTAAATTTCGTCTTAGAAGAGATGCTGGAAAAAGTAACCGTAAACGAGCAAAATTTGACCGCGTGGCGCGAGATACTAGCTCGCTACGACGCGCTAAATCCGCTGGATTACAAAGACAGCGACGAGATCATAAAACCGCAGTGGGTCGTGTGCGAAACGGCTAAAATTTTAAAAGAATCAGGCAAAGACGCCGTGATCGCCACCGACGTCGGCCAGCACCAGATGTGGGTCGCGCAGTTTTATCCGTTTGATAGGCCGCGCCAGCTGATAACTAGCGGAGGACAGGGAACTATGGGCTTTGGTTTGCCTGCAGCCCTCGGAGCAAAAAACGCGATGCCGGAAAGCACGGTCGTAAATTTCACCGGCGACGGCTCGATCCTAATGAACATCCAAGAGCTGATGACCGCCACCGAGACCGGCAAACCCGTCATCAACATCATCTTAAATAACAATTTCCTAGGCATGGTGCGCCAGTGGCAGACCTTTTTCTACGGCGAGCGCTACTCCTCGACCGACCTTAGCTTGCAGCCTGATTTTGCAAAGATTGCAGAGGGCTTTGGCGGAACGGGCTTCGTGTGCCGCACGAAAGACGAGTTTCGCTCCGCGCTAAAAGAGGCGATGGCCTGCGGCAAAACGGCGGTTCTAGACGTACGCGTGGATAGATTTGAGGACGTACTGCCGATGGTTCCTGCGGGCGCGGCGATATATAACATGATCTTAAAAAGCAAGGAATAAAAATGAGCATAAGAAGAGTGATTTCAGTCATCGTGCTAAACGAGCACGGCGTTTTATCGCGCATTTCCGGGCTTTTTGCGGGGCGCGGATACAACATCGACACGCTCACGGTCGCACCGATCCCAGGCACCGAGCTTTCTCGTATCAGCATCGTCACTAGCGGCGACGAGCGCGTACTCGAGCAAATCGTAAAGCAGCTACACAAGCTAATACCGACCTACAAAGTAATCGAAAGCGGCGAATTCGTCGAAAAAGAAATGGCACTGGTAAAAATCCCGCTAAGCGAAAATTTCGGCGGGCTGGACGCGATACTAAAGGCCTACAACGGCATCGTAGCCAACACCAACGAAAACTACATCGTCGTCATGGTCAGCGACGACGCGAGCAGGATAGAAAATTTCCTCAAAGCTATCAAAAAATTTAACCCCACAGACGTCGTACGCGGCGGCTCTGTGCTAATGGATCTATGATGAAACTAAGCGAAATTTATAAAATTTTAGGACTGGAATTTAGCGGCGAGGAGCTAGAGATCACGGCTCTAAATTCGCTCTCAAACGCAGGTGCTAGCGAGCTAGGCTACTGCGATAGCGAGAAAAACGCTAAATTTATCGAAGGCTCAAAGGCGGGCGCGATTTTGGTCGCGTCAAATTTAAAAGAGCTCGTCGGAGCGCAAAGTAGGGCGGTAGTGGTAGAAAATCCGCACCTTGCCTTTGCTATTTTGAGCGAATATTTCGCAAAAGAGCTTCTAGCTTCCCAGCCGCAGCCGGCGCAAATTTCGCCAAGCGCAAAGATAATGCCAAACGTCTACGTGGGCTCAGGCGCCGTAATCGGCGATAACACGCTCGTGATGGCGGGCGCCTATGTCGGCGATAACGTAAAAATCGGCGCAAACTGCGTCATCCACCCAAACGTCGTCATCTATAACGACACCGTTATCGGCAACGGCTGCCGTATCAACGCAAACGCCGTCATCGGTAGCGACGGCTTTGGCTACGCGCACACGAAAACGGGCGAACACGTAAAAATTTACCACAACGGCAACGTCGTTTTAGAGAATTTCGTCGAGATCGGCGCATGCACGACGATAGACCGCGGCGTGTTTGAAAGCACGGTCATAAAAGCATACGCCAAGCTCGATAACCTCGTGCAAATCGGCCACAACTGCGAGATAGGCTACGGCTCGATACTAGTCTCTCAGGTAGGGCTCGCAGGCTCGACCAAGCTTGGACGCAACGTCGTGATGGGCGGACAAAGCGGCTCTGCGGGGCATTTAAAAGTAGGCGACTTTGCCCAGATAGCCGCGCGCGGCGGCGTATCAAAGGATATCGCGGGCGGTAAAAAATACGCGGGCGCATATCCGATAATGGAACTGGCCGACTTTTTCAAACTGCAAGCTAAGATCGCGAGATTTTTTAAGAAAAACTAAAATTAGACGGCTTTTACGTAATAGCCGTCTAATTTAAAGACATAAATTTGAACGCAAAATCCATGGAAAAAAGCAAAAGAAAAGAAATTTTAAAAGCTATAAAAGAAAAAGAACTAGCCCAGTTTAGACAAAAATTGCCTATGCCCGAAGATAAATTTATACGGCTTTTCGAGCTTTTGGACGCCGAGCTTCACGCGCACGGCTGCGATCACAGCCTAAAACTTACCGAGCAAATCCTCTTAAATTTGAGCGTAAAAGACGTTTTGAGCGTGCTTGCGTGGCTTCAAGAGCAGGGCGGATACTGCGACTGCGAAGTGATGATGAACGTTGAGGAGAAATTTGAGTATTTAGATTAAAGCGACGATTTCAATTTGATTCTCGGCTTATCAAATTTATGGAAGCTAAATTTATTAAAACCCAAATTTGACGCCGCAAATTTAAGCCGCGTCAAATTTGAGTCGAATTTACTCTACTTTTTATAGCTTTTTACGAATTCGCTGATCCTTGCGATACCTTTCCTGATACTCTCCAAATCAGTCGCAAAAGACAGCCTAAAGTATCCGTCCATACCAAATCCCACGCCCGGTACCACGGCAACCTTGGCCTTTTCTAGCAGCTCTTTGCAAAATTTCATGCTATCAGGCTCAACCTCGGAGCAGTTGATAAAAAGATAAAACGCGCCGTCAGGCTTAAGCACGCTAAGTCCCGGTATAGCGTTTATCATCTCAACGCCTAGGTCGCGGCGCTTTTTAAACTCACCCTTCATATACGCGATGTCCTCGTCGGCCTTGCCGAGCAGCGCAGGGATGGCACCGGCTTGCGTTAGGGAGTTTATATTGCTCGTGCTTTGGCTTTGCAGCTTGTTTACCGCGGCGTTTAGCTCTTTAAACGGGCTAGCCATGTAGCCAAATCTCCAGCCAGGCATCGCGCCACACTTGCTTAGGCCGTTTATCGTGATCGTGCGGTTAAACATATCCTCGCTCACCGCCGCAGTCGCGACGAATTCGCCCTCGTAGTTTAGCTTTTCGTACATTTCGTCGCTAGCTACGATGATTTTCGTGCCTTTTAGCACTTCGCCTAGCGCCTCTAGCTCTTTGCGGCTATATATCGCGCCAGTCGGGTTGCAAGGGCTGTTTAGCGTTAAAATTTTAGTTCTAGGAGTGATCGCCGCCTTTAGTTGCTCAGGCGTGATTTTAAATCCCGTCTTTTCGCTAGTTTCGATAAAAACGGGTTTGCCGCCGCTAAATTTGACCATCTCCGGGTAGCTCACCCAGTATGGGCTCGGCACGATGACCTCGTCGCCCTCGTCGATTAGCGCCTGAAATACGTTAAAAAGCGAGTGCTTGGCGCCGACGTTGGTGATGATCTGATTAGGAGCGTAGTTTAGGCCGTTGTCGCGCTTTAGCTTTGCGGCGACCGCCTCTCTAACCTCCGGCGTACCCGCTACGGCAGTGTATTTGCCGCAGCCCTTATCTAGGGCGGATTTTACCTCGTTTTTGATGATCTCGGGCGTGTCGAAGTCCGGTTCGCCCGCGCCAAAACTGATCACGTCCTCGCCGCGGGCTTTCATCTCTTTTGCCTTAGTGCTGATTTCGATGGTTAGGCTCTCGCCTAGCACCTGAACTCTTTTTGATAGCATTTTTACTCCTTTTTATAAATTTAAGATATAGTTTTTAGATAGCCGTTATCGTTTAAAAACAGATACATTTCGCCTAAAATTTGCTTTCGTTGCGAGTCGGTTACGAGCTTTGACTTTTCGATGCGCTCGTTTAGGATATCCTGGATCTCGTAGATGTCGTAGTCAAGATCCTCCATGATATCAAGGATCGATTGGCTCTCTAGCAGGTGCGACACCTTAAATCCCTCGACGTCTATCTCGATAGTAGCTTCGGTCGGGTGAGTAAAGAGATTGTGCTTCATACCCAGCACCTCCTGATACGCTCCAACCAGGAAAAATCCTAAAAAGTACTCCTCTTTTTCGACGTCCACGTCGTGCAAAAACAGAGGATTTTCCTCGTCGTCAAAGCCTATCTCGCCGTCGCTATCGCAGGTGATGTCCCACAGCGACGCCGAGCGAGTAGGGCGCACGTCCAGGCGGTCAAGCGGCATGATAGGGAAATTTTGCTTTAAGCCCCAAAAATCAGGCAACGACTGAAATAGCGAGAAATTTACGAGATAGCGCTCCTGCGCCTCCTCTTGCAGCTTTAAAAGCTCGGCATTGTGCTGTTTGGTGCCGAGGATTTTAGCCGCTTTTTTGATGATTAGGTGGGTCAAAATTTCAGCATTCGAGCGATCCTGCAAATCGACGTAGCCTAGATCAAATAGCGTCAAAATGCTCTCCATATGATCGATGCTGTCGTGCAGATACTCTATCGCGTTTGACGGCTTTATCGTGCTTAGCAGGTCGTTTAGCTCGGTGATTAGCTGAGGGTTTTTCTTTTTTAGTACGAGCTTTTCCTCGGTGTAGTCCTGGCTAAAGAGCTCCAAGACGGGCGCAACCAGCACGGCGTGCGATGCCGCGACGAAGCGGCCGCTCTCGATAAAGATATCGGGCTCCACTTCGTTTCGCTGCGTAGCCATCGTTTTTAGCAGATATACCACGTCGTTGGCGTATTCGCTAAGCGTATAGTTTCGGCTCGAGTTTTCCTTAAACTGCGAGTACTCTATGGCTAGTCCGCCGCCTAAATTTATAGCTTTTAGGTTTTTTGCGCCCATTTTTCGCAGCTCGGCATAGATGTTTCCTGCTTCGATTAGAGCCTTTTTTAGCGGATGGATTTCGGTGATTTGCGAACCGATGTGAAAGTGGATCATATTAAAGCGATCGAGCAAATTTGCCTCTTTTAGCAAATTTACCGCTTCGATTAGCTCGGTCGCGGTTAGGCCGAATTTGGAGTTTATACCGCCGCTTTTAGCCCAGATACCAGATCCGCTGCTATGCAGCCTGATGCGCAGACCGATGTTTGGCTTTGGCGCGAAACGCTCTTTTGCGATGGCGATGATGGCCTCAAGCTCGTTTAGTCCCTCGATCGTAAGAGTGATGTTGTGCCCCATCTCGGCCGCGATAAAGCCGATGTTTATCATCTCTTTATCCTTAAAGCCGTTTACGGTGATCGGCGCGCCTTCGTTGTTATACGCCATCACCAGCAGTAGCTCGGCCTTTGAGCCCGCTTCCAGGCCGTATCCGTACTTTTGGCCGTGACGGACTAGATTTTTTACAAAGCCGGGATATTGATTTACTTTTAGCGGATAGACGGCGTTAAAGCTACCCTTGTAGCCAAATTCGTTTTTCGCGCTCTCGAAGCTTTTGTAAATTTGCGAAATTTGCTTGTGTATGAGGTGAGGGAAGCGCAGCAGCAGCGGGCCTCGGTAGCCTTCGCTCCTGATGCTTTTTACGATGTCGATGATGGCGGGCTTTGAGCCGGTATTGACGCAAATTTTACCGTTTTCGACGATGAAGTTGTTGTTTCCCCATAAATTTAAACCGTAATCATACATTTAAAATCCTTTTAAGTTCCGTCTCCAAATC
Protein-coding regions in this window:
- the pta gene encoding phosphate acetyltransferase; this translates as MADSILALGANFQEIYEIISTKFKNVAVFDPVNDFFGLENAREAFENGSEREFFKSAVDEFDRLAKSADFVLVKPAKSIANIGEIELNLQIAKNLNVPVFCRENLSFFTRNSKLIVSGNLDEILNAKQDIVTPLRFESSLFKLAAKDKKTVVLPESEDERILRASEILLKSGAVNLILLGDENKVKFDAEKLGVNLNGARFINLEKNEYADRLTAALFEARKSKGVSMEQARELVLDRTYFATMMVQEGLAHAMVSGANTTTAHTIRPALQIIKTRPDSPLVSSSFIMCFAEEILIYADCAINPNPDAQQLAQIALASADTARAFGLEPRVAMLSYSSGDSGSGADIDLVRSAGEIARGLDPALKIEAPVQYDAAIDPAVARKKLPNSDVAGRANVFVFPNLNAGNIGYKIAQRSANCVAVGPVLQGLKKPVNDLSRGCGVGDVVNTVLISAIQAANEGEK
- the flgH gene encoding flagellar basal body L-ring protein FlgH, which encodes MRKNIYFCALVAAFLSGCLPSADPRIDMKPPVYVEQLPAKQVNNQPNAGSLFGRGDNPLFADRKAMNVNDIVTVVISERANQSSSGKHDTSKNSAISLGGGLFSAGSAPLSTLATQLNKAGDIGFSAGNKNEFTGAGSSVRAEAFTTTISARIIKVLENGNYFIEGSRELLINGEKQIMQLSGVIRPYDISNANEIDSRYIADAKILYKTEGDVDRATRKPWGTKLMEAIWPF
- a CDS encoding acetolactate synthase large subunit, translated to MKGISGSRMVMEALREEGVDTVFGYPGGAALNIYDETYKQSYFRHVLTRHEQAAVHAADGYARASGKVGVAFVTSGPGFTNAVTGLATAYSDSIPLILISGQVPTSLIGTDAFQEIDAVGISRPCVKHNYLVRSIEELPRILKEAFYIARSGRPGPVHVDIPKDITAAVGDFDYPTEIKMPTYKPTYKGNAKQIKKALEVIAEAKRPLLYLGGGVVAANASELVRKFSAKTGIPAVETLMGLGVLAHEDKNLLSMVGMHGSYAANMAMSETDLIIALGVRFDDRVTGKLSEFAKHAKIIHVDIDPSSISKIVNAHFPIVGDLNFVLEEMLEKVTVNEQNLTAWREILARYDALNPLDYKDSDEIIKPQWVVCETAKILKESGKDAVIATDVGQHQMWVAQFYPFDRPRQLITSGGQGTMGFGLPAALGAKNAMPESTVVNFTGDGSILMNIQELMTATETGKPVINIILNNNFLGMVRQWQTFFYGERYSSTDLSLQPDFAKIAEGFGGTGFVCRTKDEFRSALKEAMACGKTAVLDVRVDRFEDVLPMVPAGAAIYNMILKSKE
- the ilvN gene encoding acetolactate synthase small subunit, whose protein sequence is MRRVISVIVLNEHGVLSRISGLFAGRGYNIDTLTVAPIPGTELSRISIVTSGDERVLEQIVKQLHKLIPTYKVIESGEFVEKEMALVKIPLSENFGGLDAILKAYNGIVANTNENYIVVMVSDDASRIENFLKAIKKFNPTDVVRGGSVLMDL
- the lpxD gene encoding UDP-3-O-(3-hydroxymyristoyl)glucosamine N-acyltransferase, which codes for MKLSEIYKILGLEFSGEELEITALNSLSNAGASELGYCDSEKNAKFIEGSKAGAILVASNLKELVGAQSRAVVVENPHLAFAILSEYFAKELLASQPQPAQISPSAKIMPNVYVGSGAVIGDNTLVMAGAYVGDNVKIGANCVIHPNVVIYNDTVIGNGCRINANAVIGSDGFGYAHTKTGEHVKIYHNGNVVLENFVEIGACTTIDRGVFESTVIKAYAKLDNLVQIGHNCEIGYGSILVSQVGLAGSTKLGRNVVMGGQSGSAGHLKVGDFAQIAARGGVSKDIAGGKKYAGAYPIMELADFFKLQAKIARFFKKN
- a CDS encoding DUF2695 domain-containing protein: MEKSKRKEILKAIKEKELAQFRQKLPMPEDKFIRLFELLDAELHAHGCDHSLKLTEQILLNLSVKDVLSVLAWLQEQGGYCDCEVMMNVEEKFEYLD
- a CDS encoding pyridoxal phosphate-dependent aminotransferase; the protein is MLSKRVQVLGESLTIEISTKAKEMKARGEDVISFGAGEPDFDTPEIIKNEVKSALDKGCGKYTAVAGTPEVREAVAAKLKRDNGLNYAPNQIITNVGAKHSLFNVFQALIDEGDEVIVPSPYWVSYPEMVKFSGGKPVFIETSEKTGFKITPEQLKAAITPRTKILTLNSPCNPTGAIYSRKELEALGEVLKGTKIIVASDEMYEKLNYEGEFVATAAVSEDMFNRTITINGLSKCGAMPGWRFGYMASPFKELNAAVNKLQSQSTSNINSLTQAGAIPALLGKADEDIAYMKGEFKKRRDLGVEMINAIPGLSVLKPDGAFYLFINCSEVEPDSMKFCKELLEKAKVAVVPGVGFGMDGYFRLSFATDLESIRKGIARISEFVKSYKK
- the speA gene encoding biosynthetic arginine decarboxylase is translated as MYDYGLNLWGNNNFIVENGKICVNTGSKPAIIDIVKSIRSEGYRGPLLLRFPHLIHKQISQIYKSFESAKNEFGYKGSFNAVYPLKVNQYPGFVKNLVRHGQKYGYGLEAGSKAELLLVMAYNNEGAPITVNGFKDKEMINIGFIAAEMGHNITLTIEGLNELEAIIAIAKERFAPKPNIGLRIRLHSSGSGIWAKSGGINSKFGLTATELIEAVNLLKEANLLDRFNMIHFHIGSQITEIHPLKKALIEAGNIYAELRKMGAKNLKAINLGGGLAIEYSQFKENSSRNYTLSEYANDVVYLLKTMATQRNEVEPDIFIESGRFVAASHAVLVAPVLELFSQDYTEEKLVLKKKNPQLITELNDLLSTIKPSNAIEYLHDSIDHMESILTLFDLGYVDLQDRSNAEILTHLIIKKAAKILGTKQHNAELLKLQEEAQERYLVNFSLFQSLPDFWGLKQNFPIMPLDRLDVRPTRSASLWDITCDSDGEIGFDDEENPLFLHDVDVEKEEYFLGFFLVGAYQEVLGMKHNLFTHPTEATIEIDVEGFKVSHLLESQSILDIMEDLDYDIYEIQDILNERIEKSKLVTDSQRKQILGEMYLFLNDNGYLKTIS